A window of Sphingobacterium sp. lm-10 contains these coding sequences:
- a CDS encoding carboxypeptidase-like regulatory domain-containing protein, whose amino-acid sequence MLNRLVLLLSCMLSSQVVLGQAKIQGLITDLENKPIARASIVLKKQDKHSPIAYTITGLDGQFELTAEPDRTYTLEINHISFLKKEVEVHVSQNKENRYQITLNQDDRKLDEVTVIAKAAAIQRGDTISYNLDLFTTGNEQKLKDVIARLPGLEINDNGKIIAHGKVINDLLVNGKKMFGDNHQMATENINAEMLAGIDLLNNFEDFAGIKEVEGSDKKALNIKIKEEYLGRISGNVEAFLAHERRYKTHGNLFRFGGNGNISSIIDLNNTGEQALSLRNFIDMSRGIKQDLRNNDASLSDMQRLPSIPDFLVRDNDVATKQSEFASFDVAYQILDNLSINGFSILNISRSEEFIRSEKIFLNPAGDITAVEHQQADNAFLFNQTKLNIDYKANANNLVNYSLLFDPNSARRTRSIHSQIQQDTTLFHEKNRRFNYQFGHQLSYITRISSNKLLSFNAFQEVAVRDLQYELDGNRSLFNSSLTLLFQEKMIRERESGVFAKYTHKIHQHILRLNTGYINQHNSLFIDNEINQMRNSLLDVSMNYWFSDASIMKKTGFWQYRFKGEFRRYHARRDLDRQQLNQFLPSAQLKLAFNDLHSIAITYKKDIDFPQVENINDVAYVSDFRNIVTPSQLFYMEQFVQHTYALNYARFNLYSGTVLFANASLTRSNNFHTRNTRNFVDYNETEDVLSPAYTTFNSNISFEQRINTLRSKFKLSGGYVNTENYNYISGLENRFRTNIYTLRGTLNSTFENPLFNFDAGVFASRQATVNSLSNAANRIERWAPLLNMHGRIGEIWRYFINNSYEQFNAGDTKRNYYDLGGKLLYQKTGSRLRYWTEGTNVLNIRNPEMIRVSAQQNRLSTDIIRRIAGYVGLGVSMEL is encoded by the coding sequence ATGCTCAACAGACTGGTGTTACTTCTAAGTTGTATGCTTTCCAGCCAAGTCGTGTTAGGCCAGGCAAAAATACAGGGGCTGATTACCGACCTAGAAAACAAACCGATCGCAAGGGCCAGCATTGTCTTAAAAAAGCAAGACAAACATAGCCCTATAGCTTACACGATCACTGGTTTAGATGGCCAGTTCGAATTAACAGCGGAACCTGATCGGACATATACTTTAGAGATTAACCATATCTCCTTCTTAAAAAAGGAAGTAGAGGTTCACGTATCACAAAATAAAGAAAACCGCTACCAAATCACTTTAAATCAAGACGACAGAAAGCTAGATGAAGTAACCGTCATTGCCAAAGCAGCAGCAATACAACGTGGTGACACGATAAGCTATAATCTGGATCTATTCACCACCGGCAATGAGCAAAAATTAAAAGACGTAATAGCGCGCCTGCCTGGCTTAGAAATAAATGACAATGGAAAGATTATTGCACATGGCAAAGTAATTAACGACCTTCTGGTTAACGGGAAGAAGATGTTTGGAGACAACCATCAGATGGCTACGGAGAATATCAACGCGGAAATGCTAGCAGGGATTGACTTGTTGAATAACTTCGAAGATTTTGCAGGTATAAAAGAAGTAGAAGGCAGTGACAAAAAAGCCTTGAACATTAAAATAAAAGAAGAGTACCTAGGACGCATTAGTGGAAACGTAGAAGCCTTTTTAGCGCATGAAAGGCGCTATAAAACACATGGAAATCTTTTTCGATTCGGTGGAAATGGTAATATCAGCAGTATCATAGATTTAAACAATACCGGTGAGCAAGCATTATCATTACGGAATTTCATAGACATGAGTCGAGGTATCAAACAAGATCTAAGAAATAATGATGCCTCTTTATCGGATATGCAACGATTACCATCTATACCCGACTTCTTAGTAAGAGATAATGATGTCGCTACTAAACAGTCGGAATTTGCATCTTTTGATGTAGCCTACCAAATCTTAGACAATCTGTCCATCAATGGTTTCAGCATATTAAATATCAGCCGATCTGAGGAATTCATACGTTCCGAAAAAATATTTTTAAATCCCGCTGGCGACATAACTGCCGTTGAACATCAGCAGGCTGATAATGCTTTTCTTTTTAACCAAACAAAATTAAATATAGACTACAAGGCAAATGCCAATAATCTGGTTAACTATTCCCTGCTATTTGATCCGAATAGTGCACGAAGAACACGATCTATCCATTCTCAGATACAGCAAGATACCACATTATTTCATGAGAAAAATCGGAGATTCAATTATCAGTTTGGTCATCAATTAAGTTACATCACGCGGATATCGAGCAACAAGCTATTGTCTTTTAATGCTTTTCAAGAGGTGGCTGTTAGGGATCTCCAATATGAATTGGATGGCAATCGATCTTTGTTCAATAGTTCGTTGACATTACTTTTCCAGGAAAAGATGATTAGGGAACGTGAATCCGGTGTATTTGCTAAATATACCCATAAAATACATCAGCACATTCTAAGACTCAATACCGGCTACATAAATCAACATAACAGCTTATTTATTGATAACGAAATAAATCAAATGCGGAATAGTCTACTTGATGTATCCATGAATTATTGGTTTTCTGATGCTTCTATCATGAAAAAAACGGGGTTTTGGCAATACCGTTTTAAGGGAGAGTTCAGACGATATCATGCTCGCAGGGATCTGGATAGGCAGCAACTCAATCAGTTTTTGCCCTCGGCACAATTAAAGCTAGCTTTTAATGATTTGCATAGCATCGCAATAACTTATAAAAAAGACATTGATTTTCCTCAAGTCGAAAACATCAATGATGTTGCTTACGTAAGTGATTTCCGGAATATTGTTACTCCCTCGCAATTATTTTATATGGAACAGTTTGTGCAACATACTTATGCGCTCAATTACGCTCGATTTAACCTTTATAGTGGCACCGTTTTATTCGCCAACGCATCATTAACCCGATCCAATAACTTCCACACGCGAAACACACGTAATTTTGTGGATTATAATGAAACGGAAGATGTCCTATCTCCTGCTTATACAACCTTCAATTCGAACATCTCCTTTGAGCAACGTATCAATACCCTACGCAGCAAATTCAAACTAAGTGGAGGCTATGTAAATACGGAAAATTACAACTATATAAGCGGACTGGAAAATCGCTTTCGCACCAATATATATACCCTTAGAGGAACGTTGAACAGTACCTTCGAAAACCCCTTATTTAATTTTGACGCCGGTGTCTTTGCCTCCCGTCAAGCCACTGTTAATAGTTTATCCAATGCTGCTAATAGGATTGAACGCTGGGCCCCGCTACTTAACATGCACGGAAGGATCGGCGAGATTTGGAGGTACTTTATCAATAATTCGTATGAGCAGTTTAATGCTGGCGATACAAAACGTAATTATTATGATCTTGGCGGAAAATTGTTGTATCAAAAGACAGGTAGCAGGTTACGCTATTGGACAGAAGGAACCAATGTACTAAATATAAGAAACCCCGAGATGATACGTGTTTCAGCACAACAAAATCGACTATCTACAGATATCATCAGACGAATTGCCGGCTATGTCGGACTAGGTGTTTCTATGGAATTGTGA
- a CDS encoding GLPGLI family protein: protein MRTFFLTTTLLLAASIGVAQSFIISYEERANIENQLKNVTDPQARARVSAHLSNPRQHTLYYQNGESLYVSNQDKATEEDLSVDGGSNIKTITLGQNVGGLYKNHQKNEFLHEGNVLGKVFLVTDRLEPYNWQLAEEEKQIGPYLAHKATTKVDDKDIIAWYTLEFPIQDGPKDYYGLPGLIIELHAPKMSYHATAITPSQSVIEIVKPSKGEKTTRAKYKKTLENKISELKRNTENPPF from the coding sequence ATGAGAACTTTTTTCTTAACAACAACTTTGCTTTTGGCAGCGTCTATCGGTGTAGCGCAGTCCTTTATCATCTCTTATGAAGAACGGGCAAATATTGAAAACCAATTGAAAAATGTGACAGATCCTCAGGCTAGAGCGCGCGTATCGGCTCATCTATCCAATCCAAGGCAACACACTTTGTATTATCAGAATGGAGAATCTTTGTATGTTAGTAATCAAGATAAAGCGACAGAGGAGGATTTATCAGTAGATGGTGGCAGTAACATAAAAACGATAACCCTCGGCCAAAATGTAGGCGGTCTATATAAAAATCACCAGAAAAATGAATTTTTACACGAGGGCAACGTGCTGGGAAAGGTTTTTTTGGTAACCGACCGATTAGAGCCTTATAACTGGCAATTGGCTGAAGAGGAAAAACAGATTGGCCCTTATCTGGCGCATAAAGCAACCACAAAAGTGGACGACAAAGATATCATTGCCTGGTACACTTTAGAATTTCCGATTCAGGATGGGCCAAAAGACTATTATGGCCTGCCAGGGTTGATTATTGAACTACATGCTCCGAAGATGTCCTACCATGCGACAGCTATTACCCCAAGCCAATCAGTTATTGAAATTGTCAAACCAAGCAAGGGAGAGAAAACTACACGGGCTAAATACAAAAAAACACTGGAAAATAAGATTTCTGAATTAAAGCGAAATACCGAAAATCCTCCTTTCTAG
- a CDS encoding outer membrane beta-barrel protein, producing the protein MKKFAIPLVIVLTFLCAVGGYAQSKVGGKVVDDTDKTGLQNATVMLLQAKDSILVDFTRVDEAGRFTLPKSDSQDYILMISYPKYGSYSQLLEKGAGNIDVGTVGLTGVANLIEEVMITGRIPVVIKGDTIEYNAGSFATEKNAKVEDLLKVLPGITVDAAGKITAQGKTVEKVLVDGEEFFGDDPTLVTRNLRSDMVDKVQVYEKKSDLAERTGVDDGERIQTINVTLKEDAKNGMFGKAEGAVGTDNFYLGKVAVNKFKGSRKIGAYALGANDGTVSLGWREEEKFGLESDQVQISDDGGIMIFGGGGDEFSNWNGRGRPQVINTGLSYMDRLGKANNKLNLNYKYGRIENNEITTGLSQQNLPNGTFNQNTFNDNYVENQRHRFNGRYDWNIDSLTTLIVKLSGTRGQRQSNDYSEAFSNNVDNIRINDNNRRLLTDAKTSNVTYDGLLTRKFNKVGRSLSLRVAGNVADDTGDAFLNSTTNGYNADGSLVNTTLIDQYKDIARNANNLQTSATYTEPITDKWRTSIGYTFNNSRTHSINNSFNADANGDYTVFDAEFSNDFNFNTVRNAGDLSVGYKSDKIDFNFTNNLRNDDLFQRNNHENMELDRGFLTYNPSARIRYNITKAKMIGINFNRNNILPSLTQIQPLRQNNDPLNIVEGNANLTPAQSNSYNLFYNSWDMLKNTWMYAQVGFSQQYNAIQQNVNINEVGVRTIFFDNMRDRVNNNGNIWAGMGSSLIKRYKIEGRYGVNASLNDNYNFLNGDLNRNQNYNYGLDLNIEKNTTKTIDFRVGVNPGWRRLASSLQPQFNSSGFTLGSNLWFKAYLPWKIQVYGTGDYTYEAPTEVFDESFKRFIFTPGISKRFLKNEALAVDVYVNDVFNQNIGFSRFQQAGMISQQNYNTIARYFMVKVSWDFSMMGGMSAD; encoded by the coding sequence ATGAAAAAATTTGCTATTCCTTTAGTAATTGTTCTAACATTCTTGTGTGCCGTGGGAGGGTACGCACAATCCAAAGTAGGTGGTAAGGTAGTTGATGATACCGATAAAACCGGTCTCCAAAATGCAACTGTGATGCTGTTACAAGCCAAGGACTCCATCCTGGTGGACTTTACCCGTGTAGATGAAGCAGGACGCTTTACCTTACCAAAGTCTGACTCACAAGACTATATTCTGATGATCAGCTATCCAAAATATGGTTCATATTCCCAGCTCCTTGAAAAAGGTGCTGGAAATATAGATGTGGGCACCGTCGGTCTGACTGGCGTCGCTAATTTAATTGAGGAAGTGATGATCACTGGACGTATTCCCGTTGTGATTAAAGGGGATACCATAGAATATAATGCAGGAAGCTTCGCTACAGAGAAAAATGCCAAGGTAGAAGATTTACTGAAGGTACTTCCAGGTATCACCGTGGACGCTGCGGGTAAGATTACAGCACAAGGAAAAACAGTGGAGAAAGTTTTGGTAGACGGGGAAGAGTTTTTTGGTGATGACCCAACATTGGTAACCAGAAACCTGCGCTCGGATATGGTGGATAAGGTGCAGGTATACGAGAAAAAATCTGACTTGGCAGAACGTACGGGTGTGGACGATGGAGAGCGTATACAAACCATCAATGTCACCTTAAAAGAAGATGCTAAAAACGGGATGTTTGGAAAAGCCGAAGGTGCTGTCGGAACAGATAATTTTTATCTGGGTAAGGTTGCCGTAAATAAATTCAAGGGATCTCGAAAAATAGGTGCGTATGCCCTGGGAGCCAATGATGGAACCGTGAGTTTAGGTTGGCGAGAAGAGGAAAAGTTCGGTTTGGAAAGTGATCAAGTACAGATTTCGGACGACGGTGGTATAATGATTTTTGGTGGTGGTGGTGACGAATTCAGCAATTGGAATGGACGTGGACGGCCGCAGGTGATTAACACCGGTCTTAGTTATATGGATAGATTAGGTAAAGCAAATAATAAACTAAATCTAAACTACAAATACGGACGTATCGAGAATAACGAAATTACGACAGGGCTGAGCCAGCAAAATCTGCCCAATGGTACATTTAATCAAAATACATTCAATGACAATTATGTAGAGAACCAACGTCACCGTTTTAATGGTCGTTATGACTGGAATATCGACTCGCTGACTACCTTAATCGTGAAGCTCTCTGGTACCCGTGGACAGCGACAATCGAACGACTACAGCGAAGCTTTTAGTAATAATGTAGATAACATACGTATTAATGACAATAATCGTAGATTGCTTACCGATGCAAAAACATCCAATGTCACTTATGATGGTTTACTTACTCGCAAATTCAATAAAGTCGGCCGCTCGTTATCACTTAGAGTAGCAGGTAACGTAGCAGATGATACTGGAGACGCATTTTTAAATTCGACAACGAACGGATACAATGCAGACGGTAGCCTAGTCAATACGACCCTGATTGATCAATACAAAGATATCGCTCGAAATGCTAATAATTTGCAAACATCTGCGACCTACACAGAGCCTATTACAGATAAATGGAGAACCTCCATCGGATATACCTTTAATAACTCCAGGACGCACTCGATCAATAACTCATTCAATGCAGATGCCAATGGAGATTACACGGTATTTGACGCAGAATTTAGTAATGATTTTAACTTCAATACAGTACGTAACGCGGGGGATTTATCTGTTGGATATAAATCAGATAAAATCGATTTTAACTTTACCAATAACCTTCGCAACGACGATCTGTTCCAACGCAATAATCACGAAAACATGGAGTTGGATCGTGGTTTCCTGACCTACAACCCTTCTGCACGCATTCGCTATAATATCACCAAAGCGAAAATGATTGGTATAAATTTTAATAGAAATAACATCTTACCTTCTTTAACGCAGATTCAGCCGTTACGTCAGAATAATGATCCACTGAATATTGTAGAAGGTAATGCCAATCTGACTCCTGCTCAAAGCAATAGCTACAATTTGTTTTATAACTCTTGGGACATGTTGAAGAATACCTGGATGTATGCACAGGTAGGATTTTCTCAGCAATACAACGCGATTCAGCAAAACGTAAATATCAACGAAGTAGGGGTACGTACTATCTTCTTCGACAATATGCGTGATCGTGTAAACAATAATGGAAACATCTGGGCTGGTATGGGAAGCAGCCTGATCAAACGCTACAAAATCGAGGGTCGATATGGAGTGAATGCTAGCTTAAACGACAACTATAACTTTTTGAATGGAGATCTGAACAGGAATCAGAATTATAATTACGGTTTAGATTTAAATATCGAAAAGAACACCACCAAAACGATCGACTTCCGTGTTGGAGTAAATCCGGGATGGAGACGTTTAGCTTCCTCTTTACAGCCTCAGTTCAACAGTTCCGGTTTCACATTGGGTTCCAACTTATGGTTCAAAGCCTACCTGCCATGGAAAATACAGGTGTATGGAACGGGAGATTATACATATGAAGCACCTACCGAAGTATTTGATGAAAGCTTTAAACGGTTCATTTTTACTCCAGGTATCTCCAAACGGTTCTTGAAAAATGAGGCGTTGGCAGTGGATGTATATGTTAATGACGTGTTTAATCAGAATATTGGCTTCAGCCGCTTTCAGCAGGCGGGTATGATTTCACAACAGAATTACAACACTATTGCGCGCTATTTTATGGTGAAAGTGTCTTGGGACTTTAGTATGATGGGTGGTATGTCTGCCGACTAA
- a CDS encoding GLPGLI family protein, whose translation MMKKIVKLFVLIALLPVYSATAQYAYFPQEGVITFDKTVHIKNLLKRHVNSLKDGDFQRRYIEELIPKVSETIVLKKKLSFSGQETNWEPIKETLDPMVNNLLNMGLVDYQNTAYQNIKTGEGQSSFDMAGSNIFIKDSLLNVKWKITDEYRDIAGYACRRANGVVLDSVYVVAFYTDQIPLSAGPNAIHGLPGMILGLVVPEQHFNMYATKVDFIAPVIKTNIAGRRATAMTRREMEAKMRESMGNWLSAKQLNLLLAAMQL comes from the coding sequence ATGATGAAGAAGATAGTAAAGCTGTTTGTGCTTATTGCTTTGTTGCCCGTATACTCTGCAACTGCTCAATACGCCTATTTCCCACAAGAAGGAGTAATTACCTTCGATAAAACAGTACACATCAAAAACCTACTTAAACGGCATGTCAATTCATTGAAGGACGGGGATTTTCAACGTCGTTATATTGAAGAGCTTATCCCCAAAGTGAGTGAGACCATCGTGCTAAAGAAAAAGCTGTCCTTTAGTGGGCAGGAAACTAATTGGGAACCGATTAAAGAAACGCTAGATCCTATGGTAAACAACTTGCTTAATATGGGATTGGTGGACTATCAAAACACGGCCTATCAAAACATAAAAACAGGTGAAGGGCAATCTTCGTTTGATATGGCTGGATCCAATATCTTTATCAAAGATTCGCTGTTGAACGTGAAGTGGAAAATTACTGATGAATACCGCGATATCGCTGGTTACGCTTGTCGCCGTGCTAACGGAGTCGTGTTGGACTCAGTATATGTAGTTGCCTTTTATACGGACCAGATTCCGCTTTCTGCCGGGCCAAATGCAATACACGGGCTGCCGGGCATGATTCTAGGGTTGGTGGTTCCGGAGCAACATTTTAATATGTATGCTACCAAGGTGGATTTTATTGCTCCGGTGATCAAAACTAACATAGCTGGTAGACGTGCTACCGCTATGACACGCCGTGAAATGGAAGCAAAAATGCGTGAGAGTATGGGCAATTGGCTTTCCGCCAAGCAGCTTAACTTACTTCTGGCAGCTATGCAGCTCTAG
- a CDS encoding branched-chain amino acid aminotransferase, translated as MNTIDIRIEQTQNSRLAEVNFDNLVFGKILSDHMLVAEYDNGTWKEPSIVPYGDISISPSMSALHYGQSIFEGIKAYKFDDGRVSIFRPDKNWERFNKSAARLQMPEVPKEIFLDGLKQLLQVDQNWVPSNAGASLYIRPFMFATEAALGVHPSESYKFIIITGPVGAYYSKPISLKVETHYTRASDGGVGFSKNAGNYALALYPTELAHKEGYDQVMWTDARDHKYIEEAGTANLLFRIGDTIITPHGDTILHGVTRRTIIELADEWGLKTEQRKVSVEELIKGIESGEVTEAFAAGTAATITHISKIGYEGKDYELPAVETREFSNKVFQYLNDLRYGKIEDPFGWNFVV; from the coding sequence ATGAACACAATTGATATTCGTATAGAGCAAACACAAAATTCAAGACTGGCAGAGGTTAATTTTGACAATTTGGTTTTTGGCAAAATTTTATCAGATCATATGCTCGTCGCAGAATATGACAACGGTACCTGGAAAGAGCCAAGTATCGTACCATATGGCGACATCTCTATCAGTCCTTCTATGTCTGCTCTACACTATGGCCAGTCTATATTTGAGGGCATTAAAGCCTATAAATTTGACGATGGTCGCGTGAGTATTTTCAGACCAGACAAAAACTGGGAGCGTTTCAATAAATCAGCGGCGAGATTACAGATGCCAGAAGTACCAAAAGAAATATTTTTGGACGGCCTAAAGCAATTGTTGCAAGTAGATCAAAACTGGGTACCTTCCAATGCCGGCGCTTCATTATACATTCGTCCGTTTATGTTTGCTACAGAAGCGGCTTTAGGCGTACACCCATCGGAATCTTATAAATTTATTATCATTACTGGTCCCGTAGGTGCTTACTACAGCAAGCCTATCAGCCTAAAGGTAGAGACACACTACACCAGAGCATCGGATGGCGGTGTAGGTTTTTCCAAAAATGCCGGCAACTACGCCTTGGCACTATACCCCACAGAACTAGCTCACAAAGAAGGTTACGATCAGGTAATGTGGACAGATGCACGTGACCATAAATACATTGAGGAAGCAGGCACAGCAAATTTACTTTTCCGTATCGGCGACACCATCATTACGCCACATGGCGATACCATTTTACATGGCGTAACGCGCCGCACTATCATCGAATTGGCAGATGAGTGGGGATTGAAAACAGAGCAACGTAAGGTTTCCGTCGAAGAATTAATTAAAGGAATTGAATCTGGAGAGGTAACCGAAGCATTTGCTGCCGGAACTGCGGCAACGATCACCCATATTTCGAAAATCGGATACGAAGGGAAAGATTATGAATTACCAGCAGTAGAAACACGTGAGTTTTCAAACAAGGTATTTCAATACCTAAATGATCTTCGTTATGGCAAAATCGAGGATCCTTTTGGCTGGAACTTCGTGGTATAA
- a CDS encoding GH3 auxin-responsive promoter family protein codes for MAILNSLFTWFMKKRIHQIELFMKYPHDVQEEWFQSLISTAEATEWGKLYDYKSIFSVEDFKNRVPIQSYDSIKGHVDRMIKGEQNILWPSDIKWFAKSSGTTSDRSKFIPVSREALEECHYQGGKDMLSIYCHNRPDNKVFTGKSVVIGGSSQFNNFSSDSYSGDLSSILIRNLPFWAEFKRTPTLEVTLNPNFEDKIDQIARITIQEDVTSLAGVPTWNLVMAQRILEITGKQNLLEVWPNLEFYGHGGVSFKPYREEFKRLIPSAKMYYLENYNASEGYFGIQDQSDSEDLLLMLDYGIYYEFLPMEHIGESNPKTYALGEVELGKNYALIISTNAGLWRYMIGDTIKFTSLSPYRFQISGRTTAYINTFGEELIVDNADQAIQAASIATGATVKDYTAAPVYFDGGKAGAHEWIIEFAQQPVCFREFCEVLDAKLREINSDYDAKRYKDMALTFPIIHNAPANTFYHWMKSRGRLGGQNKVPRLANDRTYLDPILAEIRVNDQLGRTATL; via the coding sequence ATGGCCATTCTAAACTCCTTATTCACGTGGTTCATGAAAAAGCGAATTCATCAGATAGAGCTTTTCATGAAGTATCCTCACGACGTGCAAGAAGAATGGTTTCAAAGTCTCATATCCACCGCAGAAGCGACCGAATGGGGTAAACTGTACGATTACAAAAGCATTTTTTCGGTAGAAGATTTTAAGAATCGTGTGCCAATCCAATCCTACGACTCGATAAAGGGGCATGTAGACCGTATGATCAAAGGCGAACAAAATATCCTTTGGCCATCAGATATTAAGTGGTTTGCAAAATCTTCGGGCACGACTTCTGACCGCAGTAAATTCATTCCAGTAAGCCGAGAGGCTCTAGAAGAATGCCATTACCAAGGAGGCAAAGACATGCTCTCTATCTATTGCCACAATAGGCCAGATAACAAAGTATTTACCGGTAAATCGGTCGTGATCGGTGGGTCTTCGCAGTTCAACAACTTCAGCAGCGACTCCTATTCAGGTGATTTATCCTCCATATTGATCCGCAACCTGCCATTCTGGGCAGAATTTAAACGTACCCCTACCCTAGAGGTAACGTTAAATCCTAATTTTGAGGATAAAATTGATCAAATTGCTCGTATTACGATACAAGAGGATGTCACCAGCCTTGCTGGCGTACCAACATGGAATCTAGTGATGGCGCAACGCATTTTAGAAATTACTGGAAAGCAAAATCTGTTGGAAGTTTGGCCAAACCTAGAGTTTTATGGACATGGCGGAGTGAGCTTCAAGCCTTATCGGGAAGAATTTAAGCGGTTGATCCCATCGGCCAAGATGTATTATCTGGAGAATTACAATGCTTCAGAAGGCTACTTCGGCATACAAGATCAATCCGACTCAGAAGATTTGTTACTTATGTTGGATTATGGAATTTATTATGAATTCTTACCTATGGAACATATTGGCGAATCCAATCCCAAAACTTACGCGCTAGGTGAGGTGGAGCTGGGTAAGAATTATGCATTGATTATATCCACGAATGCAGGATTGTGGCGCTACATGATTGGTGATACCATTAAATTCACCTCGTTATCTCCTTATAGATTCCAGATATCAGGACGCACAACGGCCTATATTAATACCTTTGGAGAGGAGTTGATTGTAGATAATGCTGATCAGGCCATTCAAGCCGCAAGCATCGCTACCGGAGCGACAGTAAAGGATTATACTGCAGCACCCGTATATTTTGATGGAGGTAAAGCAGGCGCGCACGAATGGATAATTGAATTTGCACAACAACCAGTTTGCTTTCGTGAATTTTGTGAGGTATTGGATGCTAAACTTCGAGAAATCAATTCAGACTATGACGCCAAGCGCTATAAGGATATGGCTCTTACGTTTCCGATAATTCACAACGCGCCAGCGAACACCTTTTATCATTGGATGAAATCTAGGGGGAGGCTAGGTGGACAGAATAAAGTTCCTCGCTTAGCGAATGATCGGACCTATTTAGACCCCATTTTAGCGGAAATACGCGTAAATGATCAATTAGGACGTACGGCAACTTTGTAG
- the lptB gene encoding LPS export ABC transporter ATP-binding protein produces the protein MILKAEHLIKKYRQRTVVNDVSFQVEQGEIVGLLGPNGAGKTTSFYMIVGLIKPNEGHVYLDDMDITQDAMYQRAQRGIGYLAQEASVFRKITVENNILAVLEIHYPNKQERKEKLEELLTEFSLHRVRKNRGDLLSGGERRRTEIARALAANPSFILLDEPFAGVDPIAVEEIQTIVAKLKTKNIGILITDHNVQETLSITDRAYLLTEGKIMLTGTPEEIADNELARKFYLGRHFELRRKKL, from the coding sequence ATGATACTAAAAGCGGAGCACCTGATTAAAAAATATCGGCAACGAACGGTTGTAAACGACGTCTCCTTTCAAGTAGAACAGGGTGAGATTGTCGGCCTATTAGGCCCTAACGGGGCAGGAAAGACTACATCGTTTTATATGATTGTTGGTCTAATCAAACCTAATGAAGGGCATGTCTACTTAGATGACATGGATATCACACAGGACGCCATGTATCAACGCGCGCAGCGTGGAATTGGCTACCTAGCACAGGAGGCTTCGGTGTTCCGGAAAATCACCGTAGAAAATAACATTCTCGCTGTCTTAGAAATTCATTACCCCAATAAACAGGAACGGAAGGAAAAGCTCGAGGAATTGCTCACTGAGTTTAGCTTGCACCGCGTAAGAAAGAATCGTGGCGACTTACTTTCAGGAGGAGAACGCAGGCGTACGGAGATTGCACGCGCATTAGCCGCAAATCCTAGCTTTATTCTGCTGGATGAGCCTTTTGCTGGCGTAGATCCTATTGCTGTAGAAGAGATTCAAACGATTGTAGCCAAGCTGAAAACCAAGAACATCGGCATCTTAATCACCGACCACAATGTGCAAGAGACACTTTCTATTACAGATCGTGCCTACTTGCTGACTGAGGGAAAAATCATGTTAACGGGTACGCCAGAGGAAATTGCGGATAATGAATTGGCCCGTAAGTTTTATCTTGGCCGACATTTTGAGTTGCGAAGAAAAAAACTCTAA